The following proteins come from a genomic window of Dreissena polymorpha isolate Duluth1 chromosome 1, UMN_Dpol_1.0, whole genome shotgun sequence:
- the LOC127842417 gene encoding uncharacterized protein LOC127842417: MAEVREGDSNWLHHLSGTIRDGHELDHQCREEGNQRTKIASGIHLPSSRGFMDDLTITTTTHVQARWVLTALQDTVTWARMKFKPKKSRSLIIKKGKVTKRFTLQVQGEDIPSIIDSPVKCLGKWYDASLKDTNNITRVKNQLQDGLKLIDQTGLPGKFKAWLYQHGLLPRLMWPLMLYEIATTIVEGFERVINRHLRRWLGVPPSFTSIGLYGRTNQLQLPMTSLVEEFKVAKGRLVVTLKESSDDMIWKAGIETRTGRKWSASQAVAQAESRLRHKDIVGTTAIGRQGLGSSKPQRLSTAGKKERSQMVQYEIRLSEEEDRRARAVGMGGQCAWTQWQTTERHLTWVDIWHYEPLRLKFLLRSVYDLLPSPVNLHRWGLVEDPKCQLCDKPGTMQHTLSSCQTALTQGRYRWRHDTVLKELADILERERRKTRPTNKKAVSTIKFVKEGQTAKKARTAATSILDESERWEMKVDLGKQLVFPDIVHTTQRPDIVIWSPKDKKLVMIELTVPWETRCDEAYERKMGKYTELQEQCKSRGWSAWLFPVEIGCRGFPAQSVWRMLSNIGIKGGDRKRTVGRLGQAAEKASNWLWMMREEKSWTLNH; this comes from the coding sequence ATGGCAGAGGTTAGAGAAGGGGATAGTAACTGGCTGCACCATCTCAGTGGTACTATTCGTGATGGGCATGAACTTGATCATCAATGCCGCGAAGAGGGAAACCAGAGGACCAAAATAGCGTCAGGTATACACCTCCCATCCAGCAGGGGGTTCATGGATGACCtgaccatcactaccaccacacATGTACAGGCCCGCTGGGTACTAACAGCCCTACAGGACACGGTCACATGGGCACGAATGAAGTTCAAACCCAAGAAGTCAAGGAGCCTGATTATCAAGAAGGGAAAGGTCACCAAAAGATTCACTCTACAGGTGCAAGGGGAAGACATTCCATCCATTATTGACAGTCCAGTCAAGTGCCTCGGCAAGTGGTACGACGCCAGCCTGAAGGACACTAATAACATCACTAGAGTCAAAAACCAGCTCCAAGATGGCCTGAAGCTTATAGACCAGACAGGACTCCCGGGCAAGTTTAAGGCATGGCTCTACCAACATGGGTTACTACCTAGGCTTATGTGGCCCCTTATGCTGTACGAGATAGCTACAACCATTGTAGAAGGATTCGAGAGAGTGATCAACCGGCATCTCCGGAGATGGCTTGGTGTCCCTCCTAGTTTCACCAGCATTGGACTGTATGGCAGAACCAACCAACTTCAACTCCCAATGACCTCACTAGTTGAAGAGTTCAAGGTTGCCAAAGGAAGACTGGTGGTAACCCTCAAAGAGTCATCAGATGACATGATATGGAAGGCAGGCATCGAGACACGCACAGGGCGAAAGTGGTCAGCAAGCCAGGCAGTCGCCCAGGCAGAAAGCAggctacgacacaaagacatcgtAGGCACCACAGCTATAGGAAGACAAGGCCTGGGCAGTTCAAAACCACAACGCTTGAGCACTGCCGGTAAGAAAGAAAGAAGCCAAATGGTCCAGTATGAGATCAGGCTTTCAGAAGAGGAAGACAGGCGCGCCAGAGCAGTCGGGATGGGAGGGCAGTGCGCATGGACACAATGGCAGACCACAGAAAGACACCTGACATGGGTAGACATTTGGCACTACGAACCACTACGACTCAAATTCCTACTGAGATCCGTATATGATCTGCTGCCATCTCCAGTCAATCTACACAGATGGGGGTTAGTGGAAGACCCAAAGTGTCAGCTGTGCGACAAACCAGGAACCATGCAGCACACCCTCTCATCTTGCCAGACAGCGCTAACACAAGGCCGCTACAGATGGAGGCACGACACAGTCCTCAAGGAGCTAGCAGACATACTAGAGCGGGAGAGAAGGAAGACAAGACCTACCAACAAGAAGGCAGTATCAACAATCAAATTCgtcaaggaaggacaaactgccaAGAAGGCAAGAACCGCAGCAACATCTATCCTTGATGAATCAGAGCGTTGGGAGATGAAGGTCGACCTAGGAAAACAGCTGGTATTCCCAGACATAGTCCATACCACACAGAGACCAGACATAGTTATATGGTCTCCCAAGGACAAGAAACTGGTGATGATAGAACTCACTGTACCCTGGGAGACTAGGTGTGATGAGGCCTACGAGCGGAAAATGGGAAAGTACACTGAGCTACAAGAACAGTGTAAAAGTCGCGGTTGGAGTGCCTGGCTGTTCCCCGTTGAAATAGGGTGCAGAGGATTTCCAGCCCAATCAGTATGGAGAATGCTCAGCAACATTGGGATCAAGGGAGGTGACAGGAAGAGGACTGTAGGCAGACTTGGACAAGCTGCAGAAAAAGCATCCAACTGGCTGTGGATGAtgcgagaggagaagagctggacgcTAAACCACTGA
- the LOC127842350 gene encoding uncharacterized protein LOC127842350, translating into MLSNIGIKGGDRKRANSDTGETDDTRNRLDPGHDGVASQIAVFVRRHPLSSYRLRYRRIPPESPERGGEDERLDQTDSTTTTRLVQSTLTGTKAEVKCRCGKVCKNLRGLRIHQGRTACGSTARQRQRSDFTSGETLEDPSQDSTHSTGDLYAAEKPRTNSADPDIVSQVSDIFEEDDPLLELLGTPEDLRPNTDTQHNTRNTASNTNATAQKVRITWPKTSDRNLWKQFDEDLNTILETTLQGPVEKKLKSLTNLVHSIGKERFGEVKRKPTRTPAQPNRRQRQITEIRKELKSLRKSYQKANIEERPGLQQLRDELRQKLTDLRKAEQLRDKRKKRAKRRAEFIANPYKFSKGLLDKEKSGKLESSMEEIQQHLKDTHSDPARDNPLGSCPRIEPVPEPTIPLNIKEPTMKEVSDVVKKARSGSAPGPNGIPYKVYKMCPMLLRRLWTLLKVVWRKGKVPDCWQQAEGIFTPKEKGSKHVTEFRTISLLNVEGKILFAVLARRMTTFLTTNQYIDTSVQKGGGFRASLAALNTPVPSVRSSVKQR; encoded by the exons ATGCTCAGCAACATTGGGATCAAGGGTGGTGACAGGAAGAGGGCT AACAGTGACACTGGAGAGACAGATGACACCAGGAACAGACTGGACCCGGGGCATGACGGGGTAGCATCCCAGATTGCAGTCTTCGTGAGAAGACACCCACTATCAAGCTACAGACTCCGATACAGAAGAATACCCCCAGAGTCTCCCGAGAGGGGGGGGGAGGATGAGAGACTCGATCAGACGGATTCAACGACAACGACACGGCTAGTCCAATCGACATTGACCGGAACAAAGGCAGAGGTGAAGTGTAGATGTGGAAAGGTGTGCAAGAACCTTAGAGGCTTGCGTATTCATCAAGGGAGAACGGCATGCGGGAGCACGGCAAGGCAGCGGCAACGCTCAGATTTTACATCTGGTGAGACGTTGGAGGATCCTAGTCAGGACTCAACCCACAGCACTGGGGACCTCTACGCAGCTGAGAAGCCACGCACCAATTCAGCAGATCCTGATATTGTCTCGCAAGTCAGCGACATCTTCGAAGAAGATGACCCTCTTCTAGAGCTTTTAGGTACTCCAGAAGACCTGAGGCCAAACACAGACACACAGCACAACACCCGAAATACAGCTTCCAATACTAATGCCACAGCTCAGAAGGTTAGAATTACATGGCCCAAGACAAGTGACAGGAACCTGTGGAAACAGTTTGATGAAGACCTCAACACCATCCTGGAAACAACACTCCAAGGGCCAGTAGAGAAGAAACTGAAGTCTCTGACCAACCTTGTCCACTCTATCGGCAAAGAACGATTTGGTGAGGTGAAACGGAAACCCACCAGAACCCCTGCACAGCCAAATAGAAGACAACGACAGATCACAGAGATTAGGAAAGAGCTGAAGTCACTGAGGAAATCCTACCAAAAAGCAAATATAGAGGAAAGACCCGGACTTCAGCAGCTTAGAGATGAACTCAGACAGAAACTGACCGATCTTCGTAAGGCAGAACAACTCCGAGACAAGCGGAAGAAGCGAGCCAAGAGGCGAGCTGAGTTCATAGCCAATCCATACAAGTTTTCCAAAGGACTCCTAGACAAAGAAAAATCTGGGAAGCTTGAAAGCAGTATGGAAGAGATACAACAGCATCTAAAGGACACACACTCCGATCCAGCAAGAGATAATCCATTAGGAAGCTGTCCAAGAATTGAACCAGTCCCAGAACCCACAATTCCACTAAACATAAAAGAACCCACAATGAAGGAAGTATCTGATGTAGTGAAGAAAGCAAGAAGCGGCTCCGCACCAGGACCAAACGGTATACCCTATAAAGTATACAAGATGTGCCCGATGCTACTACGAAGACTATGGACCCTACTTAAGGTGGTATGGAGGAAAGGAAAAGTCCCAGATTGTTGGCAACAGGCAGAGGGAATATTTACTCCAAAGGAAAAGGGCTCCAAACATGTGACCGAATTCCGAACCATTTCACTGTTGAATGTGGAGGGGAAAATATTGTTCGCTGTCCTGGCAAGACGAATGACCACGTTCCTGACAACCAATCAGTACATTGACACATCAGTACAGAAAGGGGGGGGGTTCCGGGCTTCTCTGGCTGCATTGAACACTCCAGTGCCATCAGTCAGATCATCCGTGAAGCAAAGGTGA
- the LOC127842284 gene encoding uncharacterized protein LOC127842284: protein MIGSSQLMTTDSDTEEYPQSLPRGGEDERLDQTDSTTTTRLVQSTLTGTKAEVKCRCGKVCKNLRGLRIHQGRTACGSTARQRQRSDFTSGDTLEDPSQDSTHSTGDLYAAEKPRTNSADPDIVSQVSDIFEEDDPLLELLGTPEDMRPNTDTQHNTRNTASNTNATAQKVRITWPKTSDRNLWKQFDEDLNTILETTLQGPVEKKLKSLTNLVHSIGKERFGEVKRKPTRTPAQPNRRQRQITEIRKELKSLRKSYQKANIEERPGLQQLRDELRQKLTDLRKAEQLRDKRKKRAKRRAEFIANPYKFSKGLLDKEKSGELENSMEEIQQHLKDTHSDPARDNPLGSCPRIEPVPEPTIPLNIKEPTMKEVSDVVKKARSGSAPGPNGIPYKVYKMCPMLLRRLWTLLKVVWRKGKVPDCWQQAEGIFTPKEKGSKHVTEFRTISLLNVEGKIFFAVLARRMTTFLTTNQYIDTSVQKGGVPGFSGCIEHSSAISQIIREAKVNANDLTVVWLDLANAYGSIPHKLIEEAMKHYHIPEHIQGIINGYFDGIQLRFSIGDQTTPWQRLEKGIVTGCTISVVLFVMGMNLIINAAKRETRGPKTASGIHLPSSRGFMDDLTITTTTHVQARWVLTALQDTVTWARMKFKPKKSRSLIIKKGKVTKRFTLQVQGEDIPSIIDSPVKCLGKWYDASLKDTNNITRVKNQLQDGLKLIDQTGLPGKFKAWLYQHGLLPRLMWPLMLYEIATTTVEGFERVINRHLRRWLGVPPSFTSIGLYGRTNQLQLPMTSLVEEFKVAKGRLVVTLKESSDDMIWKAGIETRTGRKWSASQAVAQAESRLRHKDIVGTTAIGRQCLGSSKPQRWSTAGKKERSQMVQYEIRLSEEEDRRARAVGMGGQCAWTQLQTTERHLTWVDIWHYEPLRLKFLLRSVYDLLPSPVNLHRWGLVEDPKCQLCDKPGTMQHTLSSCQTALTQGRYRWRHDTVLKELADILERERRKTRPTNKKAVPTIKFVKEGQTAKKARTAATSILDESERWEMKVDLGKQLVFPDIVHTTQRPDIVIWSPKDKKLVMIELTVPWETRCDEAYERKMGKYTELQEQCKSRGWSAWLFPV, encoded by the exons ATGATAGGCAGTtcccagctgatga CTACAGACTCCGATACAGAAGAATACCCCCAGAGTCTCCCGAGAGGGGGGGAGGATGAGAGACTCGATCAGACGGATTCAACGACAACGACACGGCTAGTCCAATCGACATTGACCGGAACAAAGGCAGAGGTGAAGTGTAGATGTGGAAAGGTGTGCAAGAACCTTAGAGGCTTGCGTATTCATCAAGGGAGAACGGCATGCGGGAGCACGGCAAGGCAGCGGCAACGCTCAGATTTTACATCTGGTGACACGTTGGAGGATCCTAGTCAGGACTCAACCCACAGCACTGGGGACCTCTACGCAGCTGAGAAGCCACGCACCAATTCAGCAGATCCTGATATTGTCTCGCAAGTCAGCGACATCTTCGAAGAAGATGACCCTCTTCTAGAGCTTTTAGGTACTCCAGAAGACATGAGGCCAAACACAGACACACAGCACAACACCCGAAATACAGCTTCCAATACTAATGCCACAGCTCAGAAGGTTAGAATTACATGGCCCAAGACAAGTGACAGGAACCTGTGGAAACAGTTTGATGAAGACCTCAACACCATCCTGGAAACAACACTCCAAGGGCCAGTAGAGAAGAAACTGAAGTCTCTGACCAACCTTGTCCACTCTATCGGCAAAGAACGATTTGGTGAGGTGAAACGGAAACCCACCAGAACCCCTGCACAGCCAAATAGAAGACAACGACAGATCACAGAGATTAGGAAAGAGCTGAAGTCACTGAGGAAATCCTACCAAAAAGCAAATATAGAGGAAAGACCCGGACTTCAGCAGCTTAGAGATGAACTCAGACAGAAACTGACCGATCTTCGTAAGGCAGAACAACTCCGAGACAAGCGGAAGAAGCGAGCCAAGAGGCGAGCTGAGTTCATAGCCAATCCATACAAGTTTTCCAAAGGACTCCTAGACAAAGAAAAATCTGGTGAGCTTGAAAACAGTATGGAAGAGATACAACAGCATCTAAAGGACACACACTCCGATCCAGCAAGAGATAATCCATTAGGAAGCTGTCCAAGAATTGAACCAGTCCCAGAACCCACAATTCCACTAAACATAAAAGAACCCACAATGAAGGAAGTATCTGATGTAGTGAAGAAAGCAAGAAGCGGCTCCGCACCAGGACCAAACGGTATACCCTATAAAGTATACAAGATGTGCCCGATGCTACTACGAAGACTATGGACCCTACTTAAGGTGGTATGGAGGAAAGGAAAAGTCCCAGATTGTTGGCAACAGGCAGAGGGAATATTTACTCCAAAGGAAAAGGGCTCCAAACATGTGACCGAATTCCGAACCATTTCACTGTTGAATGTGGAGGGGAAAATATTCTTCGCTGTCCTGGCAAGACGAATGACCACGTTCCTGACAACCAATCAGTACATTGACACATCAGTACAGAAAGGGGGGGTTCCGGGCTTCTCTGGCTGCATTGAACACTCCAGTGCCATCAGTCAGATCATCCGTGAAGCAAAGGTGAACGCCAATGACCTCACAGTCGTCTGGTTAGACCTCGCCAACGCCTATGGCTCCATACCACACAAGCTTATTGAAGAAGCAATGAAGCACTATCATATCCCAGAGCATATACAGGGTATCATAAATGGCTACTTTGATGGCATACAGCTTCGATTCTCAATCGGTGACCAGACAACGCCATGGCAGAGGTTAGAGAAGGGGATAGTAACTGGCTGCACCATCTCAGTGGTACTATTCGTGATGGGCATGAACTTGATCATCAATGCCGCGAAGAGGGAAACCAGAGGACCAAAAACAGCGTCAGGTATACACCTCCCATCCAGCAGGGGGTTCATGGATGACCtgaccatcactaccaccacacATGTACAGGCCCGCTGGGTATTAACAGCCCTACAGGACACGGTCACATGGGCACGAATGAAGTTCAAACCCAAGAAGTCAAGGAGCCTGATTATCAAGAAGGGAAAGGTCACCAAAAGATTCACTCTACAGGTGCAAGGGGAAGACATTCCATCCATTATTGACAGTCCAGTCAAGTGCCTCGGCAAGTGGTACGACGCCAGCCTGAAGGACACTAATAACATCACTAGAGTCAAAAACCAGCTCCAAGATGGCCTGAAGCTTATAGACCAGACAGGACTCCCGGGCAAGTTTAAGGCATGGCTCTACCAACATGGGTTACTACCTAGGCTTATGTGGCCCCTTATGCTGTACGAGATAGCTACAACCACTGTAGAAGGATTCGAGAGAGTGATCAACCGGCATCTCCGGAGATGGCTTGGTGTCCCTCCTAGTTTCACCAGCATTGGACTGTATGGCAGAACCAACCAACTTCAACTCCCAATGACCTCACTAGTTGAAGAGTTCAAGGTTGCCAAAGGAAGACTGGTGGTAACCCTCAAAGAGTCATCAGATGACATGATATGGAAGGCAGGCATCGAGACACGCACAGGGCGAAAGTGGTCAGCAAGCCAGGCAGTCGCCCAGGCAGAAAGCAggctacgacacaaagacatcgtAGGCACCACAGCTATAGGAAGACAATGCCTGGGCAGTTCAAAACCACAACGCTGGAGCACTGCCGGTAAGAAAGAAAGAAGCCAAATGGTCCAGTATGAGATCAGGCTTTCAGAAGAGGAAGACAGGCGCGCCAGAGCAGTCGGGATGGGAGGGCAGTGCGCATGGACACAATTGCAGACCACAGAAAGACACCTGACATGGGTAGACATTTGGCACTACGAACCACTACGACTCAAATTCCTACTGAGATCCGTATATGATCTGCTGCCATCTCCAGTCAATCTACACAGATGGGGGTTAGTGGAAGACCCAAAGTGTCAGCTGTGCGACAAACCAGGAACCATGCAGCACACCCTCTCATCTTGCCAGACAGCGCTAACACAAGGCCGCTACAGATGGAGGCACGACACAGTCCTCAAGGAGCTAGCAGACATACTAGAGCGGGAGAGAAGGAAGACAAGACCTACCAACAAGAAGGCAGTACCAACAATCAAATTCgtcaaggaaggacaaactgccaAGAAGGCAAGAACCGCAGCAACATCTATCCTTGATGAATCAGAGCGTTGGGAGATGAAGGTCGACCTAGGAAAACAGCTGGTATTCCCAGACATAGTCCATACCACACAGAGACCAGACATAGTTATATGGTCTCCCAAGGACAAGAAACTGGTGATGATAGAACTCACTGTACCCTGGGAGACTAGGTGTGATGAGGCCTACGAGCGGAAAATGGGAAAGTACACTGAGCTACAAGAACAGTGTAAAAGTCGCGGTTGGAGTGCCTGGCTGTTCCCCGTTTAA